One window from the genome of Acidobacteriota bacterium encodes:
- a CDS encoding transcriptional regulator (consists of N-terminal helix-turn-helix domain and C-terminal shikimate kinase-like domain which may bind benzoyl-CoA; controls inducible expression of the bzd catabolic operon that is involved in the anaerobic catabolism of benzoate): MSRVSHYGTELVQPTGRPETKPPEQSDSEYLRLLGENVRAARARRGMTRKMLATDSSVSERFLAQLESGTGNASVLILRQISQALNLSLEAMLPGAHEHSVEMERALSLLQRLEPLELREAQELLFQRFGKKRSENDRRHRIALIGLRGAGKSTIGKLLSRKLELPFFELDGLIEQTSGISLSMIFDLYGQSGFRRFERRCLDNLLSTQQRFIVATGGSLVSEPSTYDLLLTSCYTIWLRATPQDHMSRVIAQGDIRPMAQSAEAMSDLERILAERDELYRRADASIDTNGKSVEEVIQECFHNLESMLDVARK; this comes from the coding sequence GGAGACTAAACCGCCAGAGCAGAGCGACTCCGAATACTTGCGTTTATTGGGCGAGAATGTTCGCGCAGCCCGTGCGCGCCGCGGGATGACGCGAAAGATGCTGGCCACCGACTCCAGCGTCTCGGAGCGATTTCTCGCGCAACTCGAGAGCGGAACCGGGAACGCTTCGGTGCTGATCCTACGGCAGATTTCGCAGGCGCTCAATCTGTCGCTTGAGGCTATGCTGCCCGGCGCACACGAACATTCTGTCGAAATGGAACGCGCTCTGAGTCTTCTGCAGCGACTGGAGCCGCTTGAGTTGCGCGAGGCACAAGAGCTTCTATTCCAGCGATTCGGCAAAAAGAGGAGTGAGAATGATCGCCGTCATCGCATCGCGCTCATTGGTCTTCGCGGCGCCGGAAAATCTACTATCGGCAAGCTCCTTAGCAGGAAATTGGAGCTGCCTTTCTTCGAGCTCGATGGGCTGATTGAACAGACCAGCGGCATCTCCCTAAGCATGATCTTCGACCTCTACGGACAGAGCGGATTTCGACGATTCGAACGACGCTGCCTGGACAACCTGCTGAGCACGCAGCAGAGATTTATCGTCGCAACCGGCGGCAGTCTGGTGTCGGAACCCTCTACATATGACCTGCTGCTCACGAGCTGCTACACGATCTGGCTTCGGGCTACGCCGCAGGACCACATGTCCCGTGTGATTGCGCAAGGCGACATACGGCCCATGGCGCAGAGTGCCGAAGCAATGTCGGATTTAGAACGCATTCTCGCGGAGCGCGACGAGCTGTACAGAAGAGCCGATGCGTCGATCGATACCAATGGAAAGTCCGTAGAGGAAGTGATTCAGGAATGCTTCCACAATCTTGAATCCATGTTGGACGTTGCGCGCAAATAG